The Saccharopolyspora gloriosae genome has a segment encoding these proteins:
- a CDS encoding FadR/GntR family transcriptional regulator, with amino-acid sequence MGVDLSFLVRSLAEQATPEPGTDLLRLPTERELVASLDVSRGTLREQLSMLEMLGFLTRTQGRGSYLGVPDASFIQLYFDLSSELGQLGGGQFRSAREMLEISMTEAAARLATADDVDTLRGLVDEMVRASAAGEDERALEADLDFHRHLFTVVNNPIFTLLHDGLSHVLRDEVVDRRRVAVEREPLREGENRIIDTVHYGIVDAVERRDGESARSAMRRHFEVWSALTGED; translated from the coding sequence GTGGGCGTTGATCTCTCGTTCCTGGTGCGCAGCCTGGCGGAACAGGCGACGCCCGAGCCGGGTACCGACCTGCTGCGGCTGCCCACGGAGCGCGAGCTCGTCGCCTCCCTCGACGTCAGCCGCGGCACGCTGCGCGAGCAGCTGTCGATGCTGGAGATGCTGGGCTTCCTCACCCGCACCCAGGGCCGCGGTTCGTACCTCGGCGTGCCGGACGCGAGCTTCATCCAGCTCTACTTCGACCTCTCCAGCGAGCTCGGCCAGCTCGGCGGCGGACAGTTCCGCTCGGCGCGGGAGATGCTGGAGATCTCGATGACGGAGGCCGCCGCCCGGCTGGCGACGGCAGACGACGTGGACACGCTGCGCGGCCTGGTGGACGAGATGGTGCGCGCGAGCGCGGCGGGCGAGGACGAGCGCGCGCTGGAGGCGGACCTGGACTTCCACCGCCACCTGTTCACCGTGGTGAACAACCCGATCTTCACGCTGCTGCACGACGGCCTGAGCCACGTGCTGCGCGACGAGGTGGTGGACCGCCGACGGGTCGCCGTGGAACGGGAACCGTTGCGGGAGGGCGAGAACCGCATCATCGACACCGTCCACTACGGAATCGTCGATGCCGTGGAGCGCCGCGACGGCGAGAGCGCGCGATCGGCGATGCGCCGCCACTTCGAGGTGTGGTCCGCGCTGACCGGCGAGGACTGA
- a CDS encoding NAD(P)-dependent oxidoreductase, producing the protein MDEPDVVFVGIGAIGRHMASRLVAAGRSTTAVDPTPAAREWAAAQGIPAIPSLTGAPRAEFVVVMVATPDQLVALVDEALTRDDLDGQRWIVMSTVGPDAVREQGARLTGAGALVLDVPVTGGVARARTGELTLFAAGNRSTVEFARPVLNCFGAVREVGERVGDGQAIKVVNQHLCSVHIVAAAEALSLAGELGLDREQVLSLVENGAAGSWMLSDRGPRMLQGTDVEVTSTIGIFVKDSNLVADAARQADADTPLLDLARERYERAADAGLGARDDSRVIETYA; encoded by the coding sequence GTGGACGAACCCGATGTGGTGTTCGTGGGGATCGGCGCCATCGGACGGCACATGGCGAGCAGGCTGGTCGCCGCGGGCCGCTCGACGACGGCGGTGGATCCGACTCCGGCCGCGCGAGAATGGGCTGCGGCGCAAGGGATTCCGGCGATTCCGTCCCTGACCGGAGCTCCGCGCGCGGAGTTCGTCGTGGTCATGGTCGCGACTCCCGATCAACTGGTCGCCCTGGTCGATGAGGCGTTGACCCGCGACGATCTCGACGGTCAGCGCTGGATCGTGATGAGCACGGTCGGCCCCGACGCGGTCCGCGAGCAGGGCGCCCGGCTCACCGGCGCAGGTGCGCTGGTGCTGGACGTGCCGGTCACCGGTGGTGTCGCGCGAGCGCGCACCGGCGAACTCACCCTGTTCGCCGCCGGAAATCGATCCACAGTGGAGTTCGCGCGACCGGTGCTGAACTGCTTCGGCGCGGTGCGCGAGGTCGGCGAGCGGGTCGGTGACGGCCAGGCGATCAAGGTGGTCAACCAGCACCTGTGCTCGGTGCACATCGTGGCCGCCGCCGAAGCGCTCTCGCTCGCCGGTGAGCTCGGGCTGGACCGCGAGCAAGTGCTGTCGCTGGTCGAGAACGGGGCCGCCGGGTCGTGGATGCTCTCCGACCGGGGTCCGCGCATGTTGCAGGGCACCGATGTCGAGGTCACCAGCACGATCGGCATCTTCGTCAAGGACAGCAACCTCGTCGCCGACGCCGCCCGGCAGGCCGACGCCGACACTCCCCTGCTGGACCTCGCGCGGGAACGCTACGAACGCGCCGCCGACGCCGGGCTGGGCGCTCGCGACGACTCGCGGGTGATCGAGACCTACGCCTGA
- a CDS encoding MFS transporter has protein sequence MSAAPTSGRRDDPTKVSVASMIGTAVESYDFFIYGTASAAYFGSVFFHTGNELLGVLASFATLAVGFFFRPLGGYLAGHYGDRLGRKTVLMWSLAIMGLGTVLIGVLPTYGQAGVLAPILLILLRIVQGIGFGAEWGGAVLMSVEHAPERKRGFYGAVPQIGIPAGLLLANGGFLASEALFEGDWVWRVPFLLSIVMVGAGMFIRMKISESPDFTEMKERGEIHKTPALEVLRRDWRAILKIVALRLAETGGYYITTSFMLSYVVLAGLSDKQNVLVGTIVGSALGLLSHLLFGAWSDRIGRKPVFLLGAVFTILFGIPMFLLVNTGAGIAVVVAVSLGLLLSHDPIFAVESSWFSEQFPRDVRSSGISLGYNGASMVAGLLPFLATALYGGLGWIGPALLFVLLGVISTIAAAFTPETAPAKLAEPDRSPVSA, from the coding sequence ATGTCCGCTGCGCCCACCTCCGGTCGACGCGACGATCCGACGAAGGTGTCGGTCGCCTCGATGATCGGTACCGCGGTCGAGAGCTACGACTTCTTCATCTACGGCACCGCTTCGGCGGCGTACTTCGGGTCGGTGTTCTTCCACACCGGCAACGAACTCCTCGGCGTGCTGGCCTCGTTCGCGACGCTCGCCGTGGGGTTCTTCTTCCGCCCGCTGGGCGGGTATCTCGCCGGGCACTACGGCGACCGGCTGGGCCGCAAGACGGTGCTGATGTGGTCGCTGGCGATCATGGGCTTGGGCACCGTGCTGATCGGCGTGCTGCCCACCTACGGCCAGGCCGGGGTGCTCGCCCCGATTCTGCTGATCCTGCTGCGGATCGTGCAGGGCATCGGGTTCGGCGCGGAGTGGGGCGGCGCCGTCCTGATGTCCGTGGAGCACGCGCCCGAACGCAAGCGCGGCTTCTACGGCGCGGTGCCGCAGATCGGCATCCCCGCCGGGCTGCTGCTGGCCAACGGCGGATTCCTGGCTTCCGAGGCACTGTTCGAGGGCGACTGGGTGTGGCGGGTGCCGTTCCTGCTGTCGATCGTGATGGTCGGCGCGGGCATGTTCATCCGGATGAAGATCTCCGAGTCACCGGACTTCACCGAGATGAAGGAACGCGGCGAAATCCACAAGACTCCGGCGCTGGAGGTGCTGCGCCGCGATTGGCGGGCCATCCTCAAGATCGTGGCGCTGCGGCTGGCGGAGACCGGCGGCTACTACATCACCACCAGCTTCATGCTCTCCTACGTGGTGCTCGCCGGGTTGTCGGACAAGCAGAACGTGCTGGTCGGCACCATCGTCGGCTCCGCGCTGGGCCTGCTCAGCCACCTGCTGTTCGGCGCGTGGTCCGACCGGATCGGGCGCAAGCCGGTGTTCCTGCTGGGCGCGGTGTTCACCATCCTGTTCGGCATCCCGATGTTCCTGCTGGTCAACACCGGCGCGGGCATCGCCGTGGTGGTGGCGGTGTCGCTGGGCCTGCTGCTGAGCCACGATCCGATCTTCGCGGTGGAGTCGTCGTGGTTCTCCGAGCAGTTCCCGCGCGACGTCCGTTCCTCCGGAATTTCGCTGGGCTACAACGGCGCGTCGATGGTGGCCGGGCTGCTGCCGTTCCTGGCGACCGCGCTCTACGGCGGACTGGGGTGGATCGGGCCGGCGCTGCTGTTCGTGCTGCTGGGCGTGATCTCCACCATCGCCGCCGCGTTCACCCCGGAGACCGCTCCGGCGAAGCTCGCCGAACCGGACCGTTCGCCGGTTTCGGCCTGA
- a CDS encoding transketolase produces the protein MTAVSTSRTEGLDLAERADRVRAAAYRMRHHMLDMGEVQGQGYVGQALGVADMLAVTYADQLRLRPEDPQWEQRDRFLLSTGHYAIALYAALAEAGIVPVDELETYGSDGSRLPMSGMASYTPGMEISGGSLGHGLTVAVGMALGLRLRSATSRIFNFLSDGELDEGSTWEAAMGANHHRLGGLTAMVDMNALQADGKTESVLSIEPAEQKWAACGWFTQRVDGNDVEALLAAFDAVAEQAEPHGAPSVILCDTKIGRGVPLLEAREKAHFMRIDEDEWQLCRDQLTAGFEGASA, from the coding sequence ATGACCGCAGTGAGCACGTCACGCACGGAAGGGCTCGACCTCGCCGAGCGGGCGGATCGGGTGCGCGCGGCCGCGTACCGGATGCGCCACCACATGCTGGACATGGGCGAGGTGCAGGGCCAGGGCTACGTCGGCCAGGCGCTGGGCGTCGCCGACATGCTCGCGGTGACCTACGCCGACCAGCTCCGGCTGCGCCCCGAAGATCCGCAGTGGGAGCAGCGGGACCGGTTCCTGCTGTCCACCGGCCACTACGCCATCGCCCTGTACGCGGCGCTCGCCGAAGCGGGCATCGTGCCGGTCGACGAGCTGGAGACCTACGGGTCGGACGGTTCGCGGCTGCCGATGTCGGGCATGGCGTCCTACACGCCCGGTATGGAGATCTCCGGCGGTTCGCTGGGCCACGGCCTGACCGTCGCCGTCGGCATGGCGCTGGGGCTGCGGTTGCGGTCCGCCACCTCGCGGATCTTCAACTTCCTCTCCGACGGTGAGCTCGACGAGGGCTCAACGTGGGAGGCCGCGATGGGCGCCAACCACCACCGGCTCGGCGGCCTGACCGCGATGGTCGACATGAACGCGTTGCAGGCGGACGGGAAGACGGAGTCGGTGCTGAGCATCGAACCCGCCGAGCAGAAGTGGGCGGCGTGCGGCTGGTTCACCCAGCGCGTCGACGGCAACGACGTGGAAGCCCTGCTGGCCGCGTTCGACGCGGTGGCCGAGCAGGCCGAGCCGCACGGCGCTCCGTCGGTGATCCTCTGCGACACCAAGATCGGCCGCGGCGTTCCGCTGCTGGAAGCACGCGAGAAGGCGCACTTCATGCGGATCGACGAGGACGAATGGCAGCTGTGCCGCGACCAGCTCACCGCCGGTTTCGAAGGAGCGAGCGCATGA
- a CDS encoding transketolase family protein: MSTPTKKRLTTSAMIASFADPGQPTASAPLGHALAALAEQDQRIVGLTADLGKYTDMHVFAEAHPDRFFQMGMAEQLLFGAAAGMAEVGLVPFASTYSVFAARRAYDFLCLDIAEPNLNVNIIGGLPGLTTGYGPSHQATEDIAIFRGMPNLTIVDPCDSVDIEQAVPQLASSDGPTYLRLLRGKVPTVLDEYDYEFKLGKASVLRGGNDVVFVSSGLMTMRALQAAQDLAEHGVDVAVVHSPTIKPFDAETVLRETDGDRLVVTLENHTVVGGLFETLAAEMAKAGEQKRVVPVALPDRFLDAGALPTLHERYGLARGTIVSKVLAELS, from the coding sequence ATGAGCACCCCCACCAAGAAACGCCTGACCACCTCGGCGATGATCGCTTCCTTCGCCGATCCGGGGCAGCCGACCGCGTCCGCCCCGTTAGGGCACGCGCTGGCCGCGCTCGCCGAGCAGGACCAGCGGATCGTCGGCCTCACCGCCGACCTCGGCAAGTACACCGACATGCACGTGTTCGCCGAGGCGCACCCTGACCGGTTCTTCCAGATGGGCATGGCCGAGCAACTCCTGTTCGGCGCGGCGGCGGGGATGGCCGAGGTCGGACTCGTGCCGTTCGCCTCCACCTACAGCGTGTTCGCGGCGCGGCGGGCCTACGACTTCCTGTGCCTGGACATCGCCGAACCGAACCTCAACGTGAACATCATCGGCGGCCTGCCCGGCCTCACCACCGGTTACGGGCCGAGCCACCAGGCCACGGAGGACATCGCGATCTTCCGGGGGATGCCGAACCTGACGATCGTCGATCCGTGCGATTCGGTGGACATCGAACAGGCGGTGCCGCAGCTCGCGAGTTCCGACGGGCCGACGTACCTGCGGTTGCTGCGCGGCAAGGTGCCGACGGTGCTCGACGAGTACGACTACGAGTTCAAGCTGGGCAAGGCTTCGGTGCTGCGCGGCGGCAACGACGTCGTGTTCGTCTCCAGCGGCCTGATGACGATGCGCGCGCTGCAGGCCGCGCAAGACCTCGCCGAGCACGGCGTGGACGTGGCCGTGGTGCACAGCCCCACGATCAAGCCGTTCGACGCGGAGACCGTGCTGCGCGAGACCGACGGCGACCGGCTGGTCGTGACGTTGGAGAACCACACCGTCGTCGGCGGCCTCTTCGAAACCCTCGCCGCCGAAATGGCCAAGGCGGGCGAGCAGAAACGCGTCGTGCCCGTCGCCCTGCCCGATCGGTTCCTCGACGCGGGCGCCCTGCCGACGCTGCACGAACGCTACGGCCTCGCCAGGGGAACCATCGTGAGCAAGGTCCTCGCCGAACTCTCCTGA
- a CDS encoding DUF6879 family protein produces MSELTRLPPRDSGDRLTLDEYLADFNARFWNPRNTSAWKFERRQTFRQPESPSWNAFNEGNWDLSIQLLEERRPKLKDYFDRVSAHGFSVFRIRVVEDSLSPYLVWELNSLLIRQQCGASITVVNPDMLEKWERDGVLPEIFVIGPDTVYEVLYDSDGVAEGAIRYVDEPTARRWMIFMDALEGSGEPLDAFFNREVAGLRPTECEAPSA; encoded by the coding sequence ATGAGTGAATTGACTCGCCTTCCCCCTCGGGATTCCGGGGACAGGTTGACGCTCGATGAATACCTCGCCGACTTCAATGCGCGATTCTGGAACCCGCGGAATACCTCAGCATGGAAGTTCGAACGCAGGCAGACGTTCCGGCAGCCGGAAAGCCCCAGTTGGAACGCGTTCAACGAGGGGAACTGGGACCTGTCGATCCAGCTGCTCGAAGAGCGGCGGCCGAAGCTCAAGGACTACTTCGACCGGGTCTCCGCGCACGGATTTTCCGTGTTCCGCATCCGGGTCGTCGAGGATTCGCTGAGCCCCTACCTGGTGTGGGAGCTGAACTCGCTGCTGATCCGGCAGCAGTGCGGTGCTTCGATCACGGTCGTCAACCCGGACATGCTGGAGAAGTGGGAGCGCGATGGTGTGCTGCCCGAGATCTTCGTGATCGGACCGGACACCGTGTACGAAGTCCTCTACGACTCCGACGGCGTCGCCGAAGGAGCCATCCGGTACGTCGACGAGCCGACCGCCCGCCGGTGGATGATCTTCATGGACGCACTGGAGGGAAGCGGGGAACCGCTCGACGCGTTCTTCAACCGAGAAGTGGCGGGATTGCGCCCCACGGAGTGCGAAGCTCCGTCCGCGTGA
- a CDS encoding tetratricopeptide repeat protein has product MPTRDGDDSRNELSGSANEVIQAGRVSGGIHFHGTQRTDDGLPRQLPADVPGFVNRHGELEQLDLLLPDDGGGAMAPCVVVGTAGVGKTSLAVHWAHRMASRFPDGQLYVNLHGYDPGPLVTPDQALDRFLRALGVPGDQISADLESRAALYRSQLAGRRMLIVLDNAATVGQVRPLLPGSGDCLTLITSRSRLSGLVARDGARRVTLGVLPEEESVRLLRSLSDGHRGPDDGTDLDELARLCARLPLALRIAAERAISRPSVPLGDLIEELRDESALWDALTAGDDDDSDAVRSVFAWSYRALSKDASRLFRLLGLHPGRDFGSAAAAALADLPVSRVRRLLDDLVGAHLLEQHRPDRYEFHDLLRAYATDQARTEESADTVRAALERAVRWYAGCADQAVRVLAPAHRRPPIEASTPAFTTPEEAAQWYERERTNLVAATRAAEEANLHELAWLLPALLRGIYAGRNQFDDWFATSTIGLGTARASGDRHAEADMLESLGKAHTQSSRRAEGIRFQTAALDIRRELGDRAGELASTNAVGMAHLRGHELDRALIRFEQTHRLAVEVGDEYWIAVSSNNTANVYLGLERFEEAVVLLRDAKERYTRLGVPGGRGDALRGLSHAHRGLGRPESAHGYVEEALAIAHEHENRAWEAYWSLELGRVQVELGQPSEALISFQRAASLQRRLADRSREAEALDATGTAYLALDRADEAAGFHRMAANSFRELDDRRQLAIALDHLTTALDHTGDAEADECRREAAGLLADFTDPAAERIRTRLRRSG; this is encoded by the coding sequence ATGCCGACGCGGGACGGCGACGACTCCAGGAACGAGCTCTCCGGTAGCGCGAACGAAGTGATCCAGGCAGGCCGCGTCAGCGGCGGCATCCACTTCCACGGCACCCAGCGCACCGACGACGGCCTTCCTCGGCAATTACCGGCCGACGTGCCGGGTTTCGTCAACCGGCACGGTGAACTCGAACAGCTCGACCTGCTCCTGCCCGACGACGGCGGGGGCGCGATGGCTCCGTGCGTGGTGGTCGGTACCGCTGGGGTGGGCAAGACCTCGCTGGCCGTGCATTGGGCGCACCGCATGGCCTCGCGCTTCCCCGACGGGCAGCTCTACGTCAACCTGCACGGCTACGATCCGGGTCCGCTCGTCACCCCTGATCAGGCGTTGGATCGCTTCTTGCGGGCATTGGGCGTGCCCGGTGATCAGATTTCGGCCGACCTCGAATCCCGCGCGGCGCTCTACCGTTCACAGCTGGCCGGGCGCCGGATGCTGATCGTGCTCGACAACGCGGCCACCGTCGGGCAGGTTCGGCCGCTGCTGCCCGGCAGCGGTGACTGCCTCACGCTGATCACCAGCCGCAGCAGGCTTTCCGGCCTCGTCGCGCGCGACGGCGCTCGCCGGGTGACGCTCGGAGTCCTGCCCGAGGAGGAGTCCGTTCGGCTGCTGCGGAGCCTCTCCGACGGCCACCGCGGCCCGGACGACGGCACGGATCTCGACGAGCTGGCGCGGCTGTGCGCGCGGCTCCCGCTCGCGCTGCGCATCGCGGCCGAACGCGCGATCAGCAGGCCGAGCGTGCCGTTGGGCGACCTCATCGAGGAGCTGCGGGACGAATCCGCGTTGTGGGACGCGCTCACCGCGGGCGACGACGATGATTCGGACGCGGTCCGCTCCGTGTTCGCCTGGTCGTACCGGGCTCTGTCGAAGGATGCGAGCCGCCTGTTCCGGCTGCTCGGCCTGCATCCCGGTCGCGATTTCGGTTCCGCGGCGGCGGCCGCGCTGGCCGATCTGCCCGTGAGCCGGGTGCGCCGGTTGTTGGACGACTTGGTCGGCGCGCACCTGCTGGAGCAGCACCGGCCGGACCGCTACGAGTTCCACGATCTGCTCCGCGCGTACGCCACGGACCAGGCCCGCACCGAGGAGTCCGCCGACACCGTCCGCGCCGCGCTGGAGCGGGCGGTGCGCTGGTACGCGGGATGTGCCGACCAGGCGGTGCGGGTGCTGGCGCCCGCGCACCGGCGCCCGCCGATCGAGGCGTCCACCCCTGCGTTCACCACGCCAGAGGAAGCGGCGCAGTGGTACGAGCGGGAGCGGACGAACCTGGTCGCCGCCACCCGAGCCGCCGAGGAAGCGAACCTGCACGAGCTGGCGTGGCTGCTTCCCGCACTGCTGCGCGGAATCTACGCGGGCCGCAACCAGTTCGACGACTGGTTCGCGACCAGCACCATCGGCTTGGGCACCGCCCGCGCGTCCGGCGACAGGCATGCCGAAGCCGACATGTTGGAGAGCTTGGGCAAGGCGCATACCCAGTCCTCCCGGCGCGCGGAGGGAATCCGGTTCCAGACGGCGGCGCTCGACATCCGCCGCGAGCTCGGCGACCGGGCGGGCGAGCTCGCGTCCACCAACGCCGTGGGCATGGCGCACCTGCGCGGCCACGAGCTGGACCGGGCGCTGATCAGGTTCGAACAGACCCACCGGCTCGCGGTCGAAGTCGGCGACGAGTACTGGATCGCGGTGTCCTCGAACAACACCGCCAACGTCTACTTAGGACTGGAACGTTTCGAGGAGGCCGTCGTGCTGCTGCGGGACGCGAAGGAGCGCTACACCCGGCTCGGCGTTCCCGGCGGCAGAGGCGACGCGCTGCGCGGCCTCAGCCACGCGCACCGGGGCCTGGGGCGACCGGAGTCCGCGCACGGCTACGTCGAGGAAGCGTTGGCGATCGCCCACGAGCACGAGAACCGGGCGTGGGAGGCGTACTGGTCGCTCGAACTCGGCCGGGTGCAGGTCGAACTCGGGCAGCCGTCGGAGGCGCTGATCTCCTTCCAGCGGGCGGCCTCGCTGCAACGCCGCCTGGCCGACCGGTCTCGCGAAGCCGAGGCGCTCGACGCCACGGGAACGGCCTACCTGGCGCTCGACCGAGCCGACGAAGCCGCCGGTTTCCACCGCATGGCGGCGAATTCGTTCCGCGAGCTCGACGACCGCCGGCAACTGGCCATCGCACTCGACCACCTCACCACCGCCCTCGACCACACCGGCGACGCCGAGGCCGACGAGTGCCGCCGCGAGGCAGCGGGCCTGCTCGCCGACTTCACCGACCCGGCAGCCGAACGAATCCGCACCCGCCTCCGACGGTCGGGCTGA
- a CDS encoding Type 1 glutamine amidotransferase-like domain-containing protein — translation MRLLLSSWFLPPGTRPSVLPGTSRAGRAGIVLNALDADGRSRYRDCDRERRTIEGFGYSCEELDLRDHFEESEELPRRLTELELVWVVGGNAFVLARAMAQAGFRDALAEQFPRPEFTYGGYSAGACVAGPDLRGIDLIDDPAVLPDGYPPTTAPECLGLVPYRIVPHWRSEHRESESAGRAAAYLAASGLAHRCLRDGEAVTVHDFAGPVT, via the coding sequence ATGAGGTTGCTGCTGAGCTCGTGGTTTCTGCCTCCGGGCACTCGCCCGTCGGTGCTGCCCGGCACCTCTCGCGCCGGCCGTGCAGGCATCGTCTTGAACGCGCTCGACGCGGACGGTCGCTCGCGCTATCGCGATTGTGATCGCGAACGCCGCACGATCGAGGGATTCGGCTACTCGTGCGAAGAGCTCGATCTCCGCGACCACTTCGAGGAGTCCGAGGAGCTGCCCCGGCGTTTGACCGAGCTCGAACTCGTCTGGGTTGTGGGTGGCAACGCGTTCGTCCTCGCCCGCGCCATGGCTCAGGCAGGATTCCGTGATGCGCTCGCAGAGCAGTTCCCTCGGCCCGAGTTCACCTACGGCGGCTACTCGGCCGGAGCCTGCGTCGCCGGACCGGACCTCCGAGGCATCGACCTCATCGATGACCCGGCAGTCCTGCCCGACGGGTATCCGCCGACGACCGCACCGGAGTGCCTCGGTCTGGTGCCCTACCGGATCGTTCCGCACTGGCGGTCCGAACACCGCGAATCGGAGAGCGCGGGGCGTGCCGCCGCTTATCTGGCTGCGAGCGGACTGGCGCACCGATGCCTACGAGACGGGGAGGCGGTGACCGTCCACGACTTCGCCGGCCCGGTCACCTGA
- a CDS encoding DUF397 domain-containing protein, translating to MSAERTWIKSSRSQNTATCVEVATTFDEIRDSKDPNGPTLRTDVASLVRAIRSGRFES from the coding sequence ATGAGCGCGGAACGCACCTGGATCAAGTCGAGCCGCAGCCAGAACACGGCAACGTGCGTCGAGGTGGCGACGACGTTCGACGAGATCCGCGACTCGAAGGACCCGAACGGTCCGACGCTGAGGACCGATGTCGCCTCGTTGGTACGGGCGATCAGATCCGGGCGTTTCGAGAGTTGA
- a CDS encoding DUF397 domain-containing protein produces the protein MNAERTWIKSSRSQNTTTCVEVTTTFDEIRDSKDPNGPTLKAAVAPLVQAIKTGRFEN, from the coding sequence ATGAACGCGGAACGCACCTGGATCAAGTCGAGCCGCAGCCAGAACACCACGACCTGCGTCGAGGTGACGACGACGTTCGACGAGATCAGGGATTCCAAGGACCCGAACGGCCCAACCCTCAAGGCCGCCGTCGCACCTCTGGTGCAGGCCATCAAGACCGGCCGCTTCGAAAACTAG
- a CDS encoding helix-turn-helix transcriptional regulator, whose translation MVRTPKNQALGKALRQAREEHGLTLRAFAKRLERDPGVLSRWETGDRTPRPEQVAQVLTSLSINGERYEEIVALAYGADDPNWVATTLPAQRQQLEAVMDLERRATQIVEVSPLMIPGLLQTSDYIGAVMEGGGVPESEIGARTAHRISRREAITGQRPPGLVAFIGEAALHQVIGSRAVMRAQLQFLDRMAARANVELRVVPLASGWHPGLEGPFFLIRSGLDEVVHLENRKSGLFLHEHADVKIYREAVGMVESVSRNAHESRSIIADLARRMEERR comes from the coding sequence ATGGTGAGAACGCCGAAGAATCAAGCCTTGGGTAAGGCTTTGCGACAAGCTCGGGAAGAGCACGGTTTAACGTTGCGCGCTTTCGCCAAGAGGCTCGAACGAGATCCGGGAGTGCTCTCGCGGTGGGAGACCGGCGATCGGACGCCGCGCCCGGAGCAGGTGGCGCAAGTGCTGACCTCGCTCAGCATCAACGGCGAGCGGTACGAGGAGATCGTCGCACTCGCCTACGGCGCAGACGACCCGAACTGGGTGGCCACGACACTCCCGGCCCAGCGCCAGCAGCTGGAGGCAGTGATGGACTTGGAGCGGCGGGCGACGCAGATCGTGGAGGTGTCACCGCTGATGATTCCGGGGCTGCTGCAAACGAGTGACTACATCGGGGCTGTCATGGAAGGCGGTGGTGTCCCCGAGTCAGAGATCGGTGCGCGAACCGCGCACCGAATCAGTCGTAGGGAGGCAATAACCGGGCAGCGACCTCCAGGACTCGTCGCGTTCATCGGGGAAGCCGCGTTGCACCAAGTGATCGGGAGCAGGGCAGTCATGCGTGCGCAGCTTCAGTTCCTGGATCGGATGGCGGCCAGGGCGAACGTTGAACTCCGTGTCGTTCCGCTCGCCAGCGGCTGGCATCCGGGACTGGAAGGACCCTTCTTCCTCATCCGGTCCGGCCTGGATGAGGTGGTCCATTTGGAGAATCGCAAGTCCGGACTCTTCCTGCATGAGCACGCGGATGTGAAGATCTACCGAGAAGCCGTCGGCATGGTCGAGAGCGTGTCGAGGAACGCGCACGAGTCTCGATCCATCATCGCCGATCTTGCCAGGAGGATGGAGGAGCGCCGATGA
- a CDS encoding zinc finger protein, producing the protein MSPRHFWRPADGIRHAFHGPRWNGLPEATSVCGVLTTMPERISDNEWVRAPSCNKCNAILHAVRNIPHF; encoded by the coding sequence ATGAGCCCGCGGCACTTCTGGCGCCCGGCGGACGGAATCCGCCACGCGTTCCACGGCCCCCGCTGGAACGGCCTCCCCGAAGCCACCTCGGTCTGCGGGGTGCTCACCACGATGCCCGAGCGGATATCCGACAACGAATGGGTCCGAGCCCCCTCCTGCAACAAGTGCAACGCCATCCTGCACGCAGTCCGCAACATCCCGCACTTCTGA